In the genome of Plasmodium falciparum 3D7 genome assembly, chromosome: 2, one region contains:
- a CDS encoding ERCC1 nucleotide excision repair protein, putative, protein MVSDKEDQCNKINNNDNVTSLESINEEKKNNTNEGGESFFDNNAEQYLIISLRQKLNPVIKKIKRVRYKFNNIIPDFLVGKNNACLFISMKYHRLRSNYLKARIETLSNKYNNRILLCLVDMENIENSLGEINQLSFSFNMTLILCWSNEECARVIEDFRIYEKKISYIIKKKISSSNQEEKIHELLKKIRCIHTTDCITLTTKFKNFKNIIQAKKEDLISCSGLGIKKIQALMATFNDPFF, encoded by the coding sequence atgGTAAGTGATAAGGAAGATCAATGTAACAAAATTAATAACAATGATAATGTTACTAGTCTCGAAAGcattaatgaagaaaaaaaaaataatacaaatgaggGGGGAGAAAGCTTCTTTGACAATAATGCTGAgcaatatttaattatatcattAAGACAAAAACTGAATCcagttataaaaaaaataaaaagagttcgttataaatttaataatattataccaGATTTTTTAGTAGGGAAAAATAATGCATGTCTTTTTATATCCATGAAATATCATCGTTTACGctcaaattatttaaaagctAGAATAGAAActttatcaaataaatataataacagaatattattatgtctAGTGGATATggaaaatattgaaaattcTTTAGGAGAAATAAATCAATTAtcgttttcttttaatatgaCACTTATATTATGTTGGTCTAATGAAGAATGTGCCAGAGTAATTGAAGATTTTcgtatatatgaaaaaaaaatttcatatattataaaaaaaaaaatatcctcTTCTAatcaagaagaaaaaatacatgaactattaaaaaaaatcagATGTATACATACAACAGATTGTATAACACTTACAAccaaatttaaaaattttaaaaatattattcaagCTAAAAAAGAAGATCTAATAAGTTGCTCAGGCTTgggtattaaaaaaatacaggCATTAATGGCTACATTTAACGACCCGTTTTTTTAa
- a CDS encoding 5'-3' exonuclease, N-terminal resolvase-like domain, putative: MNKSIYIILLCVKYFLIYSKAYKKKNNNDVINNIQRAKNDLFFIKPSVKLNLCSSKFIHRIKSVNKRYVEKNEYIQQIDNDIEEKKKKKKTTSKRNNKSSNQINDDYETFLIVDGSSILFKNFFGMPFLKNDNDVNLSTIYGFIQSLNKIYNLFLPTYIAIIFDSKTSNNDKKKIYANYKIFRRKNPDELYEQLKIVSNFCDTIGIKTISSTNIESDDYIARIVDNISNTLKEKKQKDFSFVNNHQEKEPPPMYTYMKNNVYDNAGSIGTNKIFDKEPNHINGNINGNVNDHTNGNVNDHINGNINDHINGNINDHINDHTNDHTNDHTNDHTNDHTNDHTNDHLNDYEYYEYYNTNDDDHYNINDDDHYHINDDAYNNFYDNIYAEENVSCHENVATNNIDKKKKFRVIVVSSDKDLLQLLEYNNETYNMDISICQPNKKYRLVNSHLFYEEHEILPSQYSDYLILTGDKTDGISGVPYIGDKTSKCLLKEYHNIENILKNLHKLPSKLHHIFLNNIENINTFRKLIKLKCETNESLVFDDYKQKRIKNFEQFRNFADKYSLHKLLKKSVIVNYHD; this comes from the coding sequence atgaataaaagtATTTACATAATACTTCTTTGTGTGAaatattttctaatatatagtaaagcatataaaaaaaaaaataataatgatgttataaataatattcaaagagcgaaaaatgatttattttttataaaaccatctgtaaaattaaatttatgtTCAAGTAAATTTATACATAGAATAAAAAGTGTGAACAAAAGATatgttgaaaaaaatgaGTATATTCAACAAATAGATAATgatatagaagaaaaaaaaaaaaaaaaaaaaactacaTCTAAACGCAACAATAAAAGTAGTAATCAAATTAATGATGATTATGAAACGTTTTTAATAGTTGATGGATCgtctatattatttaaaaatttttttggtatgccgtttttaaaaaatgataatgatgtaAATTTAAGTACTATATATGGATTTATACaatcattaaataaaatatataatttatttttacctaCATATATAGCTATCATATTTGATTCTAAGACATCtaataatgataagaaaaaaatttatgcaaattataaaatttttagaCGGAAAAACCCGGATGAATTATATGAACAACTAAAAATTGTAAGTAACTTTTGTGATACTATAGGAATTAAAACAATTAGCTCAACCAATATTGAGAGTGATGATTATATAGCAAGAATTGTTGATAATATTAGTAAtacattaaaagaaaaaaaacaaaaggaTTTTTCCTTCGTTAATAATCACCAAGAAAAAGAACCTCCTCCAATGTATAcctatatgaaaaataatgtatatgaTAATGCAGGGAGTATTGGAACGAATAAGATATTTGATAAGGAACCCAATCATATAAATGGTAACATAAATGGTAACGTAAATGATCACACAAATGGTAACGTAAATGATCACATAAATGGTAACATAAATGATCACATAAATGGTAACATAAATGATCACATAAATGATCACACAAACGATCACACAAACGATCACACAAACGATCACACAAACGATCACACAAACGATCACACAAACGATCATCTAAACGACTACGAATACTACGAATACTACAACACTAATGATGATGATCACTATAACATAAACGATGATGATCACTATCACATAAATGACGatgcatataataatttttatgataatatatatgctgAGGAAAACGTATCATGCCATGAAAATGTTGcaacaaataatatagataaaaaaaaaaaatttcgaGTTATTGTTGTTTCCAGTGATAAGGATCTATTACAATtattagaatataataatgagacatataatatggatatatcCATATGTCaaccaaataaaaaatatcgtTTAGTAAATtcacatttattttatgaagaACATGAAATATTACCCTCTCAATATAGTGATTATTTAATTCTAACAGGAGATAAAACAGATGGGATATCTGGAGTACCTTATATAGGTGACAAAACAAGTAAATgcttattaaaagaatatcataatattgaaaatattttaaaaaatttacataaaCTTCCTAGTAAATTAcatcatatatttcttaataatatagagaatattaatacatttagGAAACTTATAAAACTAAAATGTGAAACTAATGAATCTTTAGTTTTTGATgattataaacaaaaaagaataaaaaattttgaacAATTTAGGAATTTCGCTGATAAATATTCATTACATAAGttgttaaaaaaaagtgTAATAGTTAATTACCatgattaa
- a CDS encoding protein MAK16, putative: MNNDSVTWEILGKGKCSFKKKVDTEIFCLNEYNVTGLCTKANCPLSNSVYSTIILDKGEIYLYMKSVERAHLPSALWSRVLLSLNKKEAFNVIYKELKFTQNIKHIKKCMKRYVRIKEILKRSRKLILQKQVKMMPIKKKTERRDKTREKKALKAANLLNNVEKELLNRLNTGIYGSLYKFLTPKKKMKNKDSELTKIFDVMGENKDEMKKKGKKGKDENVNYETMSQEGGGQEDDDEDVDMDDDDEDVDMDDEDEDVDMDDEDEDVDMDDEDEDVDMDDEDEDVDMDDEDEDVDMDDEDEDVDMDDVDDDDEDVDMDDVDDDDEDVDMDDVGDDDDEGGIYDDNDEDDYDNYNDNDKDSVEESTSISNDKKKKKKRKRKEYKKEYVDNEHIKNLQANGKLAMDDDEIEEMNHNFRRKKKSNSKKEKGKKKIKMVYEND; encoded by the exons ATGAATAACGATTCAGTGACGTGGGAAATATTGGGTAAAGGGAAATGTTCCTTTAAGAAAAAAGTGGATACtgaaatattttgtttaaatgaatataatgtaACAGGTTTATGTACAAAAGCAAATTGTCCGCTAAGTAATAGTGTATATTCTACAATAATATTAGATAAGggtgaaatatatttatatatgaaatctGTTGAAAGAGCACATTTACCTAGTGCCTTATGGAGTAGGGTTCTTTTGAGTTTAAACAAAAAGGAAGCTTTTAATGTTATTTATAAAGAGTTAAAATTTACACagaatataaaacatataaagaaATGTATGAAGAGATATGTAAggataaaagaaatattaaagagGAGTAGAAAACTCATATTACAAAAACAAGTAAAAATGATGCCTATTAAGAAGAAAACGGAAAGGAGAGATAAAacaagagaaaaaaaagcTTTAAAAGCTGCAAACCTTTTAAATAACGTAGAAAAGGAATTGTTGAATAGATTAAATACTGGAATTTATGGATCTCTATATAAGTTCTTAACtcctaaaaagaaaatgaaaaataaggATTCTGAgttaacaaaaatatttgatGTGATGGGGGAGAATAAAgatgaaatgaaaaagaagggGAAAAAAGGAAAGGACGAAAATGTAAATTATGAGACAATGTCTCAGGAGGGGGGAGGCCAGgaggatgatgatgaagatgtgGATAtggatgatgatgatgaggATGTAGATAtggatgatgaagatgaggATGTAGATAtggatgatgaagatgaggATGTAGATAtggatgatgaagatgaggATGTAGATAtggatgatgaagatgaggATGTAGATAtggatgatgaagatgaggATGTAGATAtggatgatgaagatgaggATGTAGATATGGATGATgttgatgatgatgatgaagatgtaGATATGGATGATgttgatgatgatgatgaagatgtaGATATGGATGATGTtggtgatgatgatgatgaaggtggtatatatgatgataatgatgaggatgactatgataattataatgataatgataaagaCAGCGTTGAAGAAAGTACCTCAATAAgtaatgataaaaagaagaaaaagaagagaaAGAGAAAAGAATACAAAAAGGAATATGTTGACAATGAGcacataaaaaatttacaagCAAATGGGAAGCTGGCAATGGACGATGATGAAATAGAAGAAATGAATCATAAttttagaagaaaaaaaaaatcaaatagtaaaaaggaaaaag GCAAGAAGAAGATTAAAATGGTTTACGAAAATGACTAA
- a CDS encoding condensin-2 complex subunit H2, putative: MSTTDELNLLIQNLQKCNNTNECINFDLSSTIQGFLNCLDRNVLENIDKGLGENEYEKEVVDNFTSAAIFVENCVKIFSQKIEHLHNLAHNTLYNIYKENKHNSSSKKNQLIMSDEEEYLYINEIKNMKNTQHDNDIIEDDILIKTIPFPTFLFSDNIKKTKDINEDKRKTNFNNNEEDKEKDNKNKDNDIDAINEFEITDNNSVNTLNFEKIFIENDGILLLDINDYNVFIDDPYNFSIQNKNSTILFEKYDFFSRRSTYLSSNTLSKYVVENKNMDHIYKLYNHITDIINKNICFDIFLFKQDFFDYDFSLGILKNKKSILNKFKQQQKKLHPLEENTHMDTHHINNNHHLQKYDLNRPLPNYYMLHCYNIKNYQDFFRYMQPNYILEIMKRHIIKEIYNTNQQERAIQKEAYEIYNEQTKKKNDHKENNNIDVPKYKDNTKCYDSPFYNYYISNNIIQFDHLIDDDMIYFDEYFYKSLILYNTNINDLHKNTNNNQTNDETNIINNMKDEKQKNLIIYSNINNFSNDQKLFNQIKIPELYIQKLGLNFSYYHLEPLIYNFIKTLKKKNDFEKFFSVNLFDDKPIYEFDILRDDEYDEQKNEDNKNHIEENINFENITDKNILNDEMDNIPIAIFENDHLDNTFIMNDDQELQDRVSKWNAFLEEKLEILKRQPKYDLDLYKKNIINYTINNGENILFTKLIKNKDKFEISRNFLTTLMLINADILNIKKINKHKKSNNISNYEIHIKKENLQQYLSISKQVQNKSFLIKEKKRKKNKQHLTNGMKDTSKKKQKI, encoded by the exons atgtctACGACAGATGAGTTGAACCTCTTAATACaaaatttacaaaaatgtaataatacgAATGAGTGCATAAATTTCGATTTGTCGAGTACCATACAAGGttttttaaattgtttaGATAGAAATGTACTAGAAAATATTGATAAAGGTTTAGGGGAAAACGAATATGAAAAAGAGGTAGTGGATAATTTTACGTCCGCTGCTATATTTGTTGAAAATtgtgtaaaaatatttagtCAAAAAATTGAGCATTTACATAATTTAGCacataatacattatataatatttataaagaaaataaacataactcgtcatcaaaaaaaaaccaGTTGATAATGTCtgatgaagaagaatatttatatattaacgaaataaaaaatatgaaaaatacacaacatgataatgatataattgaagatgatatattaattaaaacgATACCATTTCcaacttttcttttttctgataatattaaaaaaactaaagatataaatgaagataaaagaaaaacaaattttaataataatgaggaagataaagaaaaagataataaaaacaaagacAATGATATAGATGCTATTAATGAATTTGAAATTACAGATAATAATTCTGTGAACACAttaaattttgaaaaaatatttattgaaAATGATGGTATCTTATTATTAgatataaatgattataaCGTATTTATAGATGATccttataatttttctatacaaaataaaaatagtactatcttatttgaaaaatatgattttttttctaGACGTTCAACATATTTATCTTCAAATACTTTGAGTAAATATGttgtagaaaataaaaatatggatcatatatataaactatataatcatataacagatataataaataaaaatatatgtttcgatatttttttatttaaacaaGATTTTTTTGATTATGATTTTTCTTTaggtatattaaaaaataaaaaatctaTTCTCAACAAATTTAagcaacaacaaaaaaaattacatccTTTAGAAGAAAATACACACATGGATACTcatcatattaataataatcatcatttacaaaaatatgaTTTAAATAGACCCCTGcccaattattatatgttacatTGTTATAATATCAAAAATTATCAAGACTTCTTTAGATACATGCAACCAAATTATATACTTGAAATAATGAAACGTCACATAatcaaagaaatatataacacaAATCAACAAGAAAGAGCTATACAAAAGGAAGCATATGAGatatataatgaacaaacaaaaaaaaaaaatgatcataaagaaaataataatattgacgTTCCAAAATATAAGGATAATACAAAATGTTATGATAGtccattttataattattatatttctaataatataatcCAATTTGATCATTTGATTGATGatgatatgatatattttgatgaatatttttataaaagccTCATTTTATacaatacaaatataaatgatctTCATAAAAACACAAACAATAATCAAACTAATGATGAAactaatattataaacaatatgaaagatgaaaaacaaaaaaatctcattatatattcaaatattaACAATTTCTCAAATGatcaaaaattatttaatcaaataaaaattccAGAATTATATATCCAAAAATTAGGGTTGAATTTTTCATACTATCATCTAGAACCATTAATATACAATTTCATAAAaacacttaaaaaaaaaaatgattttgaaaaatttttttcGGTGAACCTTTTTGATGATAAACCTATATATGAATTTGACATTTTAAGAGATGATGAGTATGAcgaacaaaaaaatgaagataataaaaatcatatagaagaaaatattaactttgaaaatattacagacaaaaatatattaaatgatgaaatGGATAATATACCTATAGCTATTTTCGAAAACGACCATCTCgataatacatttattatgaATGACGACCAAGAATTGCAAGACAG AGTCAGCAAGTGGAATGCCTTTCTGGAGGAAAAACTAGAAATTTTGAAAAGGCAACCAAAATACGATTTGGATCTTTATAAGAAGAATATTATTAACTATACAATAAATAACGGtgaaaacatattatttactAAACTTATTAAGAATAAAGACAAATTTGAAATATCCAGAAATTTTTTAACGACACTCATGTTAATTAATGCagatatattaaacataaaaaaaatcaataaacataaaaaatctAACAATATAAGTAATTatgaaatacatataaaaaaggaaaacctACAACAATATCTAAGCATCTCAAAGCAAGTTCAAAATAAATCTTTTCTAattaaagagaaaaaaagaaaaaaaaataaacaacatCTCACAAATGGTATGAAAGATAcctcaaaaaaaaagcaaaaaatatga